A window of Exiguobacterium sp. Helios genomic DNA:
CATCGAAGAACGGGAACGTTTAGGTTTCCCATTGATTAAATCGAAAGCTGGTGAATCGCATGCATGAGTTATTACTTGAAATCGGTCTTGAAGAAATGCCTGCCCGTTTTGTCTTACAATCGGAGACACAATTAAAAGAACGTGTGACGACATTCTTAAATGAAGCACGTATCACGTTCGACGCGATTGAATCATTTTCGACGCCACGTCGCTTGGCCGTTCTCGTAACCGGAATGTCGGAACGTCAGACTGACTTGGAAGAGACGCTTAAAGGACCGGCGAAACGGATTGCAGTGGACGCGGACGGCAATTGGACAAAAGCCGCCCAAGGATTTGCACGCGGTAAAGGTTTGACGACGGATGATCTGTTCCTTCAAGAAGAGAAGGGGATCGAATACATCTTTGCGACGCGCAAAGAATCAGGGCAAGAAACAGCAACACTTTTACCGGGACTCAAACAAATCGTTGAAGCGATGTCGTTCCCGAAAAATATGCGTTGGAGCACGCAGTCATTACGCTACATGCGTCCGATTCGTTGGATGATTGCTTTACTGGATGATCAAGTGATTCCGTTTGAGGTGGCAAATGTTGCGACTGGGCGGACGACACGCGGACACCGTTTCCTTGGACAGGACATTACGATTTTACGACCGAATGCCTATGTTGAGGCACTTGCCGGAGAACATGTCATTGTCAGTTACGAACAGCGTCGCCGGTTGATTGAGGAACAAATTCAAAAACTCAGCACACAAGAAGGTTTTGAAGTGCCGATTGATCCGACGCTACTTGAGGAAGTCACGAATCTGGTCGAATATCCGACTGCGTTATTCGGAGCATTTGACGAAGCGTACCTCGAATTGCCGGAAGAAGTACTGATCACGACGATGAAGGAACACCAACGCTATTTCCCGGTTAAAAAAGACGGAACGTTGCTGCACTACTTCGTCACTGTCCGTAACGGGAATGCGATGCATCTCGAGAACGTAGCCCGCGGAAACGAAAAAGTCATTCGGGCACGTCTTGCCGATGCACAGTTCTTCTATGAAGAAGATAAAAAAGCGGACATCGATGCCCAAGCAGCGCGACTTGATAAAATCGTCTTCCATGAAAAACTTGGAACGACAGGTGAAAAAGTCCGTCGTGTGCGCGGGATGGCGCTGCAGTTGGCGGAACGATTCAATGCGGATAAAGCGAAAGTCGAACGTGCCGGAACGATTTATAAGTTCGATCTTGTGAGCCAGATGGTGTATGAATTCACAGAACTGCAAGGTATGATGGGTGAACGTTACGCCAACATGAAAGGGGAAGACGCTGAAGTCGCAGCGGCGATCCGGGAACATTACTTGCCACGTTTTGCCGGGGATGAAAGTCCAGGCACACCAACCGGTACGGTATTAGCTGTTCTTGACAAGATGGACAGCGTGGCTGGATTCTTCGGTGTTGGTATGATTCCGAGCGGTTCGGCTGATCCATATGCGTTACGACGCCAAGCTCAAGGAATCGTTCAGATTCTTTCAGACCGTCAGATTGAGATGACGTTGTCAGAGCTAATCGATTTCGTCGTGTCTTCTCAATTAAAAGCAGGTCTTTATCAAGCGGATGCAGAAACAGTTAAAGCAGCAATGGAAGACTTCTTCAATCAGCGTCTAAAGTTCCGCTTATCGGAAAAAGGATATCGTCATGATGTCATCGAAGCGGCACTTGAGCCGAAGCTAACAGTCGAAGCAAATGAAAAACGGGCAGCGATGCTTGAACAGGCCACACAACAACCAACCTTTAAGAAGACAGTGGAGCAACTCAGCCGTGTCTTGAACATCTCGAAAAAAGCAGAGACGGTTGTGGCGGTAAATCCAGCGCTCTTTGAAAATGAAGCAGAACGTGCCTTGCATGAACAAATCGAGCAACTGATTCCAAAAGTCGAAGCAGCAGTTCAAGCCTCTGACTATAACGAAGCGATTCAAGTGCTCGAATCGAGTGTTCCGGCCATTACTGCTTATTTTGATGGAACGATGATCATGGCGGATGACAACGCAGTTCGGACGAATCGTCTTAGCGAGATGAAGCGGTTTGCGACGGCGATCGAACAAGTCGCACGATTCAATGCACTCACTTTAGTGTGAATAAAGGACGGATGAGCCGATGAAGTTAAATGAACGGCAGAAAAAAATACTCCAAATCGTTAAAGAAAACGGTCCGATCACAGGAGAGCAGATTGCATCTGAACTCTCCTTGACGCGGGCGACCTTACGTCCGGACTTATCGATTTTGACGATGACCGGCATGCTGGAAGCACGTCCCCGCGTTGGTTATATGTATGTCGGTAAAAAGAATACCTCCATGTTGCATGAAAAACTGGATACGTTGACCGTTGGCGAATTCATGTCTTCTGCGAAAGTGATTCATGAAGGAATGACGGTTTACGATGCGATCGTTCATCTGTTCCTCGAAGACGTCGGTTCGCTGTTCGTTGTCGGCAAAGACCATGCGTTAGTCGGTGTCTTGTCGCGGAAAGACTTTTTACGGGCAGCAATCGGAAATCAGGAACTGGACTCGTTACCGGTCAACATCATCATGACACGGATGCCGAATCTGACGGTTTGTGAGAAATCAGAGACATTGATCGGAGCAGGGATGAAACTCATCGAAAAACAGATCGATTCCATGCCGGTCGTCGAGCAGGTGGACGGAATCTTAAAAGTCGTCGGACGCATGACGAAGACGAACATGACAAAAGTGTTGGTCGCGCTGGCACGAGATGAAGAACTTTAATAGGGGGTTCGCAGATGAGACAACGTATTTATGTAGTAAGTGACTCGGTTGGTGAAACATGTGAATTGGTCGTGCGGGCAGCAGCGATTCAGTTTCCGGAACAAGCGATTGAAACAGTCCGGATTCCATTCGTCGATGACGATCAAGTTATTTATGATTTAGTGTTACACGCAAAAGAAGAGCAGGCGACAATCGTCTATACCATCGTTCATGCCACCCATCGCCGGCTTCTTGCTGAAACGGCACATGCACACGAAGTCAAGGCGATTGATCTGTTGGGTCCGTTACTGGATACAATGGAGGGACGTCTTGGGATGCAGCCGAAAGAAGAACCGGGACTGATTTACCGGCTGGACGAAGAATATTTCCGGAAAATCGAAGCCGTTGAATTTGCCGTGAAATATGATGACGGTCGCGATCCGCGCGGTATCAAACGGGCGGATATCGTATTGATTGGTGTATCACGTACCTCGAAGACGCCGTTGTCTCAATACTTGGCGTTAAAACGTTACAAAGTTGCGAATGTACCGCTCGTCCCGGAATCGATTCCACCGGAAGAACTGTTTGATATCCCGAAAGAAAAATGTTTTGGATTATTGATTTCTCCCGAGAAGCTGATTGACATCCGGATGGAACGTCTCCGTTCGCTTGGACTGAAACCGGAAGCCGCTTATGCACAGATGGATCGAATCAATCGTGAACTCGATTATGCAAAAAATCTGTATGACCGGATTGGTTGCCAAGTCATCGATGTGACAAATAAAGCGGTCGAGGAAACGGCGAATCTCATCTTGACAGGGATTTCCGGCAAATCACATGACTAGTAAAGTATGCTTTCACGTAGTATACTAATCTAGCTGCTTAATGAGATGATGCAAATTTTCTAATGAAACGGAACGAGTATTCGTTCCGTTTCATTGCGGGTATATGTATATAAACGTTCGAAAGGAGAGGTGACCAATTGAAACGGCTTCCTGACGAATTGGTTGACCAAGTCCGACAAGCAACGGATATCGTTGAATTGATATCAGAACGTGTAGAATTAAAAAAACAAGGGAATCGTTATTCAGGGTTATGTCCTTTTCACTCTGAAAAATCCCCTTCTTTTTCTGTTTCTCCTGATAAAGGCATGTATTACTGCTTTGGATGCGGGGCAGGGGGAAACGCGATTACTTTTGTCATGG
This region includes:
- a CDS encoding helix-turn-helix transcriptional regulator, whose amino-acid sequence is MKLNERQKKILQIVKENGPITGEQIASELSLTRATLRPDLSILTMTGMLEARPRVGYMYVGKKNTSMLHEKLDTLTVGEFMSSAKVIHEGMTVYDAIVHLFLEDVGSLFVVGKDHALVGVLSRKDFLRAAIGNQELDSLPVNIIMTRMPNLTVCEKSETLIGAGMKLIEKQIDSMPVVEQVDGILKVVGRMTKTNMTKVLVALARDEEL
- a CDS encoding pyruvate, water dikinase regulatory protein translates to MRQRIYVVSDSVGETCELVVRAAAIQFPEQAIETVRIPFVDDDQVIYDLVLHAKEEQATIVYTIVHATHRRLLAETAHAHEVKAIDLLGPLLDTMEGRLGMQPKEEPGLIYRLDEEYFRKIEAVEFAVKYDDGRDPRGIKRADIVLIGVSRTSKTPLSQYLALKRYKVANVPLVPESIPPEELFDIPKEKCFGLLISPEKLIDIRMERLRSLGLKPEAAYAQMDRINRELDYAKNLYDRIGCQVIDVTNKAVEETANLILTGISGKSHD
- the glyS gene encoding glycine--tRNA ligase subunit beta, with translation MHELLLEIGLEEMPARFVLQSETQLKERVTTFLNEARITFDAIESFSTPRRLAVLVTGMSERQTDLEETLKGPAKRIAVDADGNWTKAAQGFARGKGLTTDDLFLQEEKGIEYIFATRKESGQETATLLPGLKQIVEAMSFPKNMRWSTQSLRYMRPIRWMIALLDDQVIPFEVANVATGRTTRGHRFLGQDITILRPNAYVEALAGEHVIVSYEQRRRLIEEQIQKLSTQEGFEVPIDPTLLEEVTNLVEYPTALFGAFDEAYLELPEEVLITTMKEHQRYFPVKKDGTLLHYFVTVRNGNAMHLENVARGNEKVIRARLADAQFFYEEDKKADIDAQAARLDKIVFHEKLGTTGEKVRRVRGMALQLAERFNADKAKVERAGTIYKFDLVSQMVYEFTELQGMMGERYANMKGEDAEVAAAIREHYLPRFAGDESPGTPTGTVLAVLDKMDSVAGFFGVGMIPSGSADPYALRRQAQGIVQILSDRQIEMTLSELIDFVVSSQLKAGLYQADAETVKAAMEDFFNQRLKFRLSEKGYRHDVIEAALEPKLTVEANEKRAAMLEQATQQPTFKKTVEQLSRVLNISKKAETVVAVNPALFENEAERALHEQIEQLIPKVEAAVQASDYNEAIQVLESSVPAITAYFDGTMIMADDNAVRTNRLSEMKRFATAIEQVARFNALTLV